One segment of Aulosira sp. FACHB-615 DNA contains the following:
- a CDS encoding thioesterase family protein, translating into MSFIYNRTVRFADTDAAGVVYFANVLSICHEAYEASLNASGMNLKAFFTKPSVAFPIVHANVDFFRPMYCGDELNISLIPQKLSADKFEIAYEITIADVLVAKAITRHVCIDVNSRTKQELSAEIMQWLETNRRDAEGAERRKSREVM; encoded by the coding sequence ATGTCTTTTATTTATAACCGTACTGTGCGCTTTGCAGATACTGATGCGGCGGGTGTAGTTTATTTTGCTAATGTTTTGAGCATTTGTCATGAAGCTTATGAAGCATCTCTCAACGCATCGGGAATGAATCTCAAAGCTTTTTTTACTAAACCTTCAGTGGCTTTTCCAATTGTTCACGCCAATGTCGATTTTTTCCGACCGATGTATTGCGGAGATGAGTTGAATATTAGTTTAATTCCCCAGAAATTAAGTGCTGATAAATTTGAAATTGCTTACGAAATTACAATTGCAGATGTGTTAGTGGCTAAAGCTATCACTCGCCATGTTTGTATTGATGTGAATAGTAGAACTAAGCAAGAATTATCTGCGGAAATTATGCAGTGGTTGGAAACGAACCGCAGAGACGCAGAGGGCGCGGAGAGGAGGAAATCACGGGAGGTAATGTGA
- a CDS encoding phosphotransferase family protein, whose amino-acid sequence MLLPLSSQNVTQYLHAAGLCSLEDGDLDLSQLPGSSKKNFNLLVTLGNNQQLLIKQEQHQENAGNLHEFFNEWLFHQLLKQFPVLGNIGAIASLVVHYDEENSLLVRNYLSEYLELGGFYQHHHSFPTEIATAIGTTIAALHRATFQRREYRDFMATAPQGQYRYNFYNPAQGIESLTPEIFGAVPKSAWQFYTVYQRDESLESAIADLAYEWKPCCLTHNDLTLNNILLHSRWDKLDNCLVRLIDWEACAWGDPAFDLGTLIASYLNIWLSSLVVDVALELEESLQLAIIPLEAIQPSLLTLIQAYLNTFPAILEHRPDFVERVIQFAGLGLIHHIQAKINYQQQFCNTDMCTLQVAQNLLTMPEKSVNTVFGVTQAEIIQPMATQHQLTQPQKSQKLIPLYYEKTRLRGC is encoded by the coding sequence ATGTTATTACCATTATCTTCTCAAAATGTTACCCAGTATCTGCACGCAGCAGGCTTGTGTAGCTTAGAAGATGGCGATTTAGACTTATCTCAGTTGCCAGGAAGTAGCAAAAAGAATTTCAATTTACTAGTGACTCTGGGAAATAATCAGCAACTGCTAATTAAACAAGAACAGCACCAGGAAAATGCGGGAAACCTGCATGAATTTTTTAATGAATGGCTGTTTCATCAATTACTCAAGCAGTTTCCAGTATTAGGTAATATTGGAGCGATCGCATCATTAGTAGTACATTACGATGAGGAAAATTCCCTCCTTGTCCGCAATTATTTAAGTGAATATCTGGAATTAGGTGGCTTTTATCAACATCACCATAGCTTTCCGACAGAGATAGCCACTGCTATTGGTACAACCATTGCAGCTTTACATCGCGCGACTTTTCAACGCCGCGAATATCGTGATTTTATGGCTACAGCGCCACAAGGACAGTATCGCTATAACTTTTACAACCCAGCGCAGGGTATAGAATCACTAACACCAGAGATTTTTGGTGCAGTGCCGAAATCAGCATGGCAATTTTATACTGTTTATCAGCGTGATGAGAGTTTAGAATCTGCGATCGCAGATTTAGCTTATGAGTGGAAACCTTGCTGTTTAACTCACAACGATTTGACGTTAAATAATATTTTGCTACATTCCCGTTGGGATAAATTAGATAACTGCTTAGTGCGCCTCATCGACTGGGAAGCCTGCGCTTGGGGAGATCCCGCATTTGATTTAGGTACTTTAATCGCCAGCTATTTAAATATTTGGCTTTCTAGTTTAGTTGTCGATGTCGCACTGGAATTAGAAGAATCCCTACAGTTAGCGATTATCCCACTAGAAGCGATTCAACCTTCATTATTAACTTTAATTCAAGCTTATCTCAATACCTTTCCCGCTATTTTAGAACACCGCCCAGACTTTGTAGAGCGTGTCATCCAGTTTGCCGGGTTAGGACTGATTCACCACATTCAAGCAAAAATTAACTATCAGCAGCAATTTTGTAATACTGATATGTGTACCCTACAAGTAGCACAGAATTTGCTAACCATGCCCGAAAAATCTGTAAACACAGTTTTCGGTGTTACTCAAGCAGAAATTATCCAACCGATGGCTACACAGCACCAGCTTACCCAACCGCAAAAATCACAAAAATTAATTCCCTTATATTACGAAAAAACCCGTTTACGCGGCTGTTAA
- a CDS encoding TMEM14 family protein, whose translation MNLGIIAAFAYGIFAIVGGIIGYVQARSLVSLLSGGVSGLLLILFAYWYLQGQPWGLTLAAFVAGVLVVVFALRFAKTRKFMPAGLMIVLGALALVLMVHQLVVK comes from the coding sequence ATGAATTTAGGTATAATTGCTGCTTTTGCCTACGGTATCTTCGCAATTGTTGGTGGAATTATTGGCTACGTGCAAGCGCGTAGTCTGGTTTCACTTCTGAGTGGTGGTGTTAGTGGTTTGTTACTGATTTTATTTGCTTACTGGTACTTGCAAGGACAACCTTGGGGTTTAACTCTAGCTGCTTTTGTCGCTGGGGTTTTGGTGGTTGTGTTTGCTTTGAGGTTTGCCAAGACACGCAAGTTTATGCCTGCGGGACTAATGATTGTTTTAGGGGCGCTGGCACTGGTGTTGATGGTGCATCAGTTGGTGGTTAAATAA
- a CDS encoding T3SS effector HopA1 family protein, with the protein MLDTSTNPLLNSLFDIAKNIQIESNFSIHHPEYQTFALPAKVAERFRQNSAALQQKYLTLLLRNFLYGIYYNGSLQNALAVNADTPHCLPQQNLANNSHLGIDWEFYAQLHANNHGKGYFDSSWQVLRQEPDGSMAVTKSGLTLYIEPDCHLKPHSKSAKPGESVSIWMPKNHLQNGCYVAVSDVGQEQQSVDAELGIGRIYFNITADGAIALMDSLTQHLNQASLPFTFQVLYNPRAYGRYDSGLLYFEREDYPAIHQILQAVYKEHQSHFQPEIPLFTKFLAPGLSLAEEPIQKFAIQETFGMNRCQIVAHALLEVWQKGKDAIEERMNSIEKHFALHSVDLQRPYLNPSSEDIYYPLTVR; encoded by the coding sequence ATGCTAGACACCTCTACCAACCCTCTGTTAAATTCTCTGTTTGATATTGCGAAAAATATCCAGATAGAATCTAACTTTTCCATTCATCACCCTGAGTATCAAACTTTTGCCTTACCCGCGAAGGTAGCAGAAAGATTTCGGCAAAATTCTGCGGCGTTACAGCAAAAATATCTGACTTTGCTACTGCGTAATTTTCTTTATGGAATTTATTACAACGGTTCTTTGCAAAATGCGTTAGCGGTGAATGCTGATACGCCTCATTGCTTACCACAGCAAAATTTAGCGAACAATTCTCATTTGGGTATTGATTGGGAATTTTACGCCCAACTGCACGCGAATAACCACGGTAAAGGATATTTTGACTCTAGTTGGCAAGTGTTACGTCAGGAACCTGATGGAAGTATGGCGGTAACAAAATCTGGTTTGACATTATATATTGAACCAGATTGTCATCTCAAACCTCACAGCAAATCTGCTAAACCGGGTGAGTCAGTGTCTATTTGGATGCCAAAAAATCATTTGCAAAATGGCTGTTACGTGGCGGTAAGTGATGTAGGACAAGAACAGCAGAGTGTAGATGCAGAATTGGGAATAGGCAGAATTTATTTTAATATTACGGCAGATGGAGCGATCGCACTGATGGATAGTCTGACGCAACACCTCAACCAAGCGTCTCTTCCTTTTACCTTTCAAGTGCTTTACAATCCTAGAGCCTACGGACGCTACGACTCCGGCTTACTGTACTTTGAACGGGAAGACTACCCAGCAATTCACCAAATTCTCCAGGCTGTATATAAAGAACATCAATCGCATTTTCAGCCAGAAATACCTTTATTTACCAAGTTTTTAGCCCCAGGTCTAAGTTTAGCCGAAGAACCAATTCAAAAATTCGCCATTCAAGAAACTTTTGGGATGAACCGTTGCCAAATTGTTGCTCATGCTTTACTAGAAGTATGGCAAAAAGGTAAAGATGCCATAGAAGAAAGAATGAACTCAATTGAAAAACACTTTGCCCTCCACTCAGTTGACTTACAACGCCCTTACTTAAACCCTAGTTCTGAAGATATATATTACCCCTTAACAGTGAGATAA